From Motacilla alba alba isolate MOTALB_02 chromosome 4A, Motacilla_alba_V1.0_pri, whole genome shotgun sequence, one genomic window encodes:
- the LOC119695150 gene encoding androgen receptor-like — MEVQLGVGRVYPRPAGRTFRGAFQSFFQSVCDAFQPPGEEPGSGQPPPSAPCPPSPRAPPDSPACLPPPPGCLPPPEPRAAGKALPAAGPAMGSSFPCAGELRELLGEAGAIPMLPPPETEPVDKEDPLGDSARQLCRAVSASMGLALETLETPAEQLPREDCMFAVPAGPPRAPRPPARDPSPAFEAGLAAEPLAGPGLPRGFGRVKLESAAGPATGGGWGGPCRFGAELVPPGPAPPWPTFFAEEGQLYGPCPEPPAGPADCPADAWYPPGRAPFAAPGPGIKSELEPWVEGYAGAYGDLR, encoded by the coding sequence ATGGAGGTGCAGCTGGGGGTCGGGCGCGTCTACCCGCGACCGGCGGGCAGGACCTTCCGCGGGGCTTTTCAGAGCTTCTTCCAGAGCGTCTGCGACGCTTTCCAGCCGCCGGGAGAGGAACCGGGCTCCGGGCAGCCGCCGCCAAGCGCGCCCTGCCCGCCGAGTCCCCGAGCGCCGCCGGACTCCCCCGCCTGCCTGCCGCCCCCGCCGGGCTGCCTGCcgccccccgagccccgcgccgccggcaaGGCGCTgccggccgccggccccgccaTGGGCTCGTCCTTCCCCTGCGCCggagagctgagggagctgctgggcgAGGCGGGTGCGATCCCGATGCTGCCGCCGCCCGAGACCGAGCCGGTGGACAAGGAAGATCCGCTGGGCGACAGCGCCCGGCAGCTGTGCCGCGCCGTGTCCGCCTCCAtggggctggctctggagaCGCTGGAGACTCCGGCCGAGCAGCTGCCCCGCGAGGACTGCATGTTCGCCGTGCCCGCcgggccgccccgcgccccgcgcccgcctGCCCGCGACCCCTCGCCCGCCTTCGAGGCCGGCCTGGCCGCCGAGCCGctcgccgggccggggctgccccgcggcTTCGGCCGCGTCAAGCTGGagagcgcggcggggccggccaCGGGCGGCGGCTGGGGCGGCCCGTGTCGCTTCGGGGCCGAGCTGGtcccgccgggccccgcgccCCCCTGGCCCACCTTCTTCGCCGAGGAGGGGCAGCTCTACGGGCCGTGCCCCGAGCCGCCCGCCGGGCCCGCCGACTGCCCTGCCGATGCCTGGTACCCTCCGGGCCGGGCGCCTTtcgccgcccccggccccggcatCAAGAGCGAGCTGGAGCCCTGGGTCGAGGGCTACGCCGGCGCTTACGGCGACCTCCGGTGA